ACAGCTATTTGTAACACGATTTATTGGATATCATGACGTATCAGATGTGAAGTCATTTTCTAAACTAAGGATCATCTAGTCAGCTGCTCAGGTCTCATGAATTTCACTTATAACAACATTTTAGAGAGCCTTTCTTTGGTGATGATGGGTTGAGATTCCTAAcagatttcttttttttttgttgataggcaaatgttagtggctagttgttagtaagttacaAATATTCATCCTCAGGGtttgaaccctggaccttcccctctcCACCCCATATGTCCCCCcatctcttaccacttgagctatccttctgGAACTCCTAACAGATTTCTTATGTGCAGGTTTGGTAAGCAAATAAGATATGCGTCTCGCAAAGCGAGAGCGGATACCAGAAAACGTGTGAAAGGAAGATTTGTTAAAGCAGGTGAAGAATATGATTATGATCCTCTTCTGACACCAGAAACCTAAGCATATTATCAGCAATCACTGTCTTTTACATGCAAGATATGGTTCTGATTCTAATTGGTAAGATAGTTCCTGTACATTGGGAATACTTTGTTTGGTTGCCAAATCCGCAGAAGTTTTGTTTATCATATAAAAGTGGGATGGAATTTTAATGCAGCTAGATTATTATGCTAAATCTGACTGCTTAGATGGTTGATAAAGATCTATTAGAGCTTTTAACATGTTAGTTTTTAGATGAAAACAGAGAAATAAAGAAGATGTTGCATTTGGGACTTGCAGCAGAAGGGATTGCATGTATACCAAGATATTGCCTTTAATTATACCAATATAAAAGGTAGAATCTAATACCCTTATCTCTAACCATACATTCACTATTTGAGACTTGAGAGTAATATCCAAGTGGTTATGAACATTATTAACTGAGTGCCTAGATCCTGCTATATATGCCTTTAAAACTTTAGTTCCTATTATGTTTTTTGCTTCTGCTTTCTGACAAATATGATAAGACTTGTTTGGTTGCATAAGCACTAGTCTTGAAGAGATAGCATATAATTTTCCCTCTTCATTCCTAATTTCAAGGCAGTGTTATTTTCAAAATCATCTCTTGTCTTCTCTGTTGACATATGGAGTATATTGGTTATCAGTCATCACTCCTTCAATTGCAGGCCTACATATTCTTTCAGAGGAGGTGTTGATCCATTCTGAATTTTAACAGGTTAGGTTGTTTGAGACTCTGAGACTGAGACACTGTCCTTTACAATCACCTTCTGATAAAGAATAAAAGGGAAACTGGTGTTTGGCAAAGCAACTATATTCAACCTCAATTTTTCTGCTTTCAGCTTGGATGAGATGGGTCCTAGACCTtcacaaaataaaaaaccacTCTCTCAACTTCAACCATTGTCCAAGGACAGGAACTTCTTGATTTTTGAGACACATCATTTATTCCATTTTCATCAGATTAGAGAGCAAGCATATGGTCAATTGTGGATTGGAATACTATTGTTCTTGACTTGATTGAAGCCAGTTTCTCCTGCAGGATAAACCACATGCATCTTTGGCAACCTAAGTCATTTTTTCTGTGACTTAGTTTTCTACTGCCTCACTTATGTCATTTTCTATTGCTCATtattttctttgggaacagtagctatttttcaataattttccAACATGGTGGTGTACAAACATTGTTTGCCACTTTGTCTGCCTTCAAGGGAAGTTGATTTATCCTATGAAGCTTGTTTTGCAAAAATTCAATGCAGGAATTACCAGCAATGATTGTCTATTACTGTTTTTATTCATTGAACATGAGAATAAATTCAGTAGAATTTTTGCTATCAGAGAACAACAGTTGCCTTTATTTTCTAATTACAACTACTTAACTATAAGATGGCCCAATGGTAAGATTGTTGTCACGTAACTTTGCGGTCACATCAGAATCAGCCTCTTACAAAAATGCGAAGTAAGACTACCTATATTAGTTCCACAAAGTGAGACCATCCCCTCCTTGGACCTCGCGCATAGTgagaatttgaattttaatGCACTAGGTTTGCCTTTGTTTTACTTTTAACTATACTTCTTACATCAACTGATCAAATAAAAccagaaaatgaaagaaaagaagagactCGGGGTCCATATTTTCGAATTTGAAAATGGCAGAACAAAATATTAGTTCAAGGGAGCTACAGTTTATACCTAAACAGAGGTCACCAACGGAGCAGAAGCTGAGCGCCATATTCTAATGCCACACATATACATTTTATTAGGAACCATTTATGCCTGCTTGGAAATTTCAGTTCAACCATACATATTCTAATGCGACACATAATATGCATCTTGGTAATTTCCATGGATAATTTTGATctcaaatgtatttccaaagTACTCCATGTATACGTTTTCATTTTTAGGGTTGCCCGTTGCTGAAACCCTTTTGAGCTACAAGTGTATTCAATGTGTAGACCAAAGCAGACCAACGTGTTTGAAGGGGTTATTTAGCTTTCactttcattttaataaattttgatGTTGAAcaattatattatgtttttttaagtaAGTGAGAGTCACTTATCTCCTACATTCACACATTTACGAAATTTTCAACTCATATTTTTTCCTAAAATTATATGGTAGAGATATTTTACAATTTATATTGTCCAATTTAAATTCGTTGACAAGTGTGAATTTAGGGTGAATCCAACTGCATGCAATCCAAATTCGAGCAgcacccaatttttttttggaaatactTTTGAGATCAACATTATCCATGAGTCCATGACTATTACCAAGGTTCTTCTTGTATAATACCATAAACCAATGTGAAACCAAAACCAATATTAATTGCCCTTATGAAGATCTTGGTAATTGCCATGGATAGTGTTGATCAAGGGTAGCTCTTGAGGGAGATGACGGTGGCTAATTAATGAACATGCTTGGTTGAGCTGAGAGTTCCAAGTAGGCATAAATTGGTTCCTAAAAAATACATCGTGTGTTGCATTAGAATATGGGACTGCCCCAGAAGTTCAGCAAAGCCAATTCCCGAGCTGGAAATGTTGTCAAACGAGATGCGTATGGGCAGTGTGTGTGACCGGCAGACAGCCCTACAAGGGAGAAGAGCGAGGTTGAGGGAGGGACGAGAGGAGGAAGCAAACAGAAGGGAAGAAGTGAGTTTTTAAAATAAGTgccatttttttgttttaaaatttgtttcGATACTGAGGTGTCTATCTGCATAATATATATGGAAATCTTGAATTTATCTGCATCTAAGATACTGAGGTGTTTAATGTAAAAATGCTATTGAACCCTCAAAAACCAAAATGTGCAAGTTTCTGTTCCTTACTTGGGACCGGGATCCTCTCTTCACATACATTATAAATTGGTGGAAATAAGTGGGGCTTTTGAGTATTTAGAACAATGTTTCACTGAACATTGTCATGTGACATGATAGCTAGGATCATGACCCTCCTTCCTTCATACTCTTACAAGGATAAAGCATTGCAAGAATCTGGTCAGTTAGGCCAAATTTTCTGTTTCATTTTGCCTAATCCTTGGATTGTTATCTAAAACTTCCAAACTGTTTGGCAGTcttcatttaattaattattaccaCAAATTGTTATGAAGTTTGCCAATGATATATCATTCTGTTAAGGCTGATACAAATTATGACCCAGTCATCCATTTTCCAGAATTACAATACTTAAAATTGTACCAGTTACTCTTGGTAGTTTAATTAATAAGCATATAGTTTGTAATATAAGCAATAATTTGAGATTATTAGGAACATATGAATGTATAAGATACATATTTTATTATATCTTATCACATAATATAACCTATTGATGTCAGAAGAAATTCGTTTCCCTGCTTTGGAGTTTGGAATTGGTTTAAAATAAAACCACTAACATACATTATATctgaacttaaaaaaaaaacacattataTCTGAAGTAGCTACATGCCTACATCTACCGCAAGTTAAAGAAATCTAAAACATTACATCTAGTAATCATGACATTGAGAAAGTGTTTAGCACCTCCCATGTTTAACCATTTAACTTCGAGCTGGATAGAACCACTATGAGCGACAAAGCTCTCTCTAAGAAATATTTAACGCAATTGTATTCACAGAAACTAAAATCTGGAATTACAATACTTAAAATTGTACCAGTTACTCTTGGTAGTTTAATTAATAAGCATATAGTTTGTAATATAAGCAATAATTTGAGATCATTAGGAACATATGAATGTATAAGATACATATTTTATTATATCTTATCACATAATATAACCTATTGATGTCAGAAGAAATTCGTTTCCCTGCTTTGGAGTTTGGAATTGGTTTAAAATAAAACCACTAACATACATTATATctgaacttaaaaaaaaaacacattataTCTGAAGTAGCTACATGTCTACATCTACCGCAAGTTAAAGAAATCTAAAACATTACATCTAGTAATCATGACATTGAGAAAGTGTTTAGCACCTCCCATGTTTAACCATTTAACTTCGAGCTGGATAGAACCACTATGAGCGACAAAGCTCTCTCTAAGAAATATTTAACGCAATTGTATTCACAGAAACTCAAATCTGTGACTTCTGCTTAAACTAGAACAACCTCACTCCAGTCAATCTAAGTACGTGGTAGAAAAGGTGGAAGTTAAAGAAACATAAAAGGGCTAGCTGTGATGCAATCTTGAACATTTTCTTTTGCTGCTGTTGTTAGGAAGATTTCCTAAGGCCCAGCTTATGTTGGCAGGAAGAACAAGCTCTATTGAGGCTCCAATGAGATATCTTCTTGTAAGATTCTGGCATTTGTTGCAGAGAAAACACCTAATGTGCCTGAAGGCCAAAATATTTGCTCCATGAACCCATTTATCACATTCTTTACATAAATATGCATCATCAGCTTGGCAATACAATGAAGCCTCTAACCCACATAGCTCACAACATTTAGAACTTCTAGTTGCACCAGGTGAATCACTCTCTTTTGGTGGGAAATTGTTGCAGAAATCACCATGTTTGCTTGCTTCTGCACCTTTGCACATCTTGATGAGAAATGAGAAGCTCTGTATGATAATTGAATAGCACTTGGAGAATTGTAGTTTCTTGAATTGATGGTGGAGCTTGGTGAATGAATATAAGCCTTTTATAACAAAGTCATGAACTTGAATGTTCTGTTCTGTTCCTTGGAAAAATTCTTGTGGACAAACAGAGTCAAGTAATCACGTGTCTTTATTTTAAACCATTTGTCACTTTCAATCATGCCTAATGGTTAAGAAAGAATTTGTAACCCCACTAGTTTTGACAAATGAATAAAATCTTCTATAAGCTTCATTCATCATATGCTTTAAGGATTGTTTTGAGCCATAATTTTGTGTTGTGGAGTGGTTACCAAGACAATTAATTGAGGTTCCTAAGAAGAAAGGTTTATTGTATGGTGTAGAATGAACACCTTTAAATATGTGACCCACCATAGCCCATTTGGTTGCACGTAAAGCCACTTGAAATGGAACCAATTGTCCACCAACAAAACAATGGAAACTGATTGACTTATTGGTATTGGTTGGAAGGTTCTGTAGTTTCATAACATAATTTGTCTTGCTCGATTGGATCCAAAAACTAATGAAATTTGCCATTTGCAAGACACGTGTGCAAAACAAGTCCTTGTCCACAAATTGATTTTGAGGTTGATATTTATGGTTGAAACCTTAGGAGCATCAACCTGCAATTACTTGCCACGAATATGAGTGAATGATTCCATAGAAAAATAAAGTTGATGGccaaggaagaaagaaaaatgattgGGAGTGGGGTTtgacttattttaaaaaatgttcaaGTGCAAGAATTGTAAACATAGATTAAACGTGAAGAATCGATATTTTAAATCTAGTTATATTTTGGGTTTTCTTTGGGTGTGTTGTTGGTTTTTCCATTGCTGTACGGTTTGGTTTTTAACCCGGTTTTGTTCCTTTTTTCGGCCTAGTTGGGTTCTCTTTTGATCGTTGAGATAACTCGTTTTTTTGGGTTATCTTCTCTCCCTGAGGGTGTTGTCCTTAGGGGTTTTTTGTGGTCATTAATAGATATTCcttcatctttcaaaaaaaaaatctagttatagaataattaaatataaatataaaatataaattattggCTTTGCATTTTATTCTCCTATATTGTGAACTCTGTTTGAATTTGCAATCAAATCTTGAGCATTTTccctttgaaaaaaataaagtcTTGGAGTAATTAAAATGTTTATCGATGGTGAGGatgaaataaaacaaataagaaTATAACTGTGCAATTATATTAAAGCGGTCgttagtgcgctgaccgtggggtgagggattagtctcacggctatcgactgtggggataccttggtcaagaccgAACAAAAAAAACGGTCTattccataaaaaaattaaaggggTCTGAAGGTTACCACAGTAATAGATTAAGACCCGTTTATACTCtattattgaatttaattgcaCAATTATattcttatttgttttcttgCATCTCATGATCGATCAACCAAAAATcggccgagtcaccggtttCACTGTTAAGCCGACTGAGCCGAACCGGTTCACAACAGACCAATTGCATGGCCGATCCTATCCTCGAACCGAATCAGTCTAGGGATTGGTTTTCGGTTCAATCGGTCGGTTctgtccgagtctgataacactgcatatgattattttattttggcttaatagcactttggCTCCCCTAAGTATCATCGTTGTGCGATTTTCCTCCCTTaagtttaaaacgagcgatttgtCTCCCTTATGTATCAATTTGTGCCAAATTGGTCATTCCTTTAAGTAGGCATCCAATTGCTAACGGAGGAAGCTTACATGGCCTTCATTAAACGAGGTGTCTCTGACATATACGCCACTTAGATGCCAtgtcacattttttttctttaaatatattcctttttctttcaatttttcataCCACCAcaacagcaccaccaccactcctTTCTTCCCCACTCCAACCCCAatccctcctcctctcctctatCTTtccccaaatcaattttccaaaaatcaCAAGCAGAAAAGAAGGTGAATGAGAGGGGGAAGACTGAGAACAGAACCCATAAATCCTCAAAACCCAGACCTTCAGATCCAGAACCCACTCCATCTCCTTCTCCCTTCCTAGATCAGAAACTCAAAGCTTCCAAATTAGAAACTCAAAACCCCAAATCGGAAACCTCAAAAACCAAACGCCACAATCGCAATCCATTGCTCATCGGCAACTAATTCTCACATTCACCGGAGAGCGGGCAATACCAGCGTCGCCTCTGCGTCGCCTTCCGGGAGCTTCGACAAGGGCTCCATGAGCTCGAATCGTTTTCCGACTTTCTGGAACCTAGAAGCATCTCCCCTGCTCTCTGATGCGACGAGTCTGCAATGGGTCTTCGAGCTCCTAACCTAGAAATTATTGGAACGGCCTGATTTGGTGAAGGAAAAGATAAAGCGGGTTTGCGGGTTGTTGTAGATGGAGGGAAAGACCCATAACAGAAGGGGAACGAGAAGCACCAGACATCAGCTGCAGAAGAGAAGCCAAACAAGATGAGTTGAAACAGATAAGGAACAAAAGAGCAGGAGGATGCCGGCCTGGGCAAGCACCGAGAGAGAAttccatttgtttttttttttaatttatttatgcaTCATTTAAGATGGTGTAATTATTCAAGTGGTGCAAATAAATGTTAGGTGGTGAAAATAGTAGTGTCATGTCAGCAAATTTCGTTTAAATTGGATGCCTACTTAACAGAATGACCAATTTGGCACAAATTGATACATAAGAGAGgcaaatcgctcgttttaaacttAAGGGAGGAAAATCGCACAACGATGATACTTAGGGGAGccaaagtgctattaagccttttattttttttgaaagtgaatcATATGATTATTAATTATACCCAAGTTGTTTACTGGTTTAAAGTATATATAATTAACAGTCTTATCCACACGCACTAGCTAGCAACAATCGTTAATAAGCATGTTAGAGTGAGTAAATATGAAGCGCAAGCTACTTAAAGGGCAATTTTATGGTCCACCATTCTTGGGCAAAATTGAAGTATTAGAAAGACAAGACTAATCATAACAATCCCACCATGGGCGATTTAAAAGTGACTCTTTAATCAACTTGGTTGTCTTTCAGTTCCGTATGTTAACACCCTAATTGGAAACGAGCTAATTACGAAGACTATACTACGGTTCATCATGTTGTAATACATGTattactagatattatacccgtgcgttgcacgggtttgtttacaacatttttaacattaaataacaatgactatagtttaaatttaaattatttcattaatattaaaatagtttttattttaaaataaataataataacaattgtgttcaacatttcaataatttcaaaaaaaatatttttcaataaatagTATTGGAGTTctctttttaaataataatattactcaagtttaataattaatatttaataatcagcattggatcaatttaaaatttaaaatatttatttatttaataatgtgaaaaataatGCCATccgtttgaaaaaaaattaagcaataagtttttaataccaTCAAAATAGTTGTTttaccaattttttttactttttactgaGAAAGTCATTTTCTGGAAATGGAAATCACAATTTCCCAAACAGGTTTACACATGTTAAAatcgaaaaaataaaatttcatctttttcaacTACAATAAGATATAAATGAAATAGATTAAGGATTATGtagtaaatttatatttattcaactttggtcataaCTTTTTTTCTCTATTAACTTTGATCAAAAtcgtttttactaatatataatatgatcataaaattatattgagattgtttcttcaaataaaacacagatacattatatttttttagaaaatggaaatttattttttgacttATAcgaatttattcatttttaatattttaatttaattaatttaatacaaacaaaaattctaatacaaaggttcaaagtaacttttacattttagCAGGCAATGTGAAAAATAGaaataagttttatttgttattttaaaaaaagtcaTCAACTTATTctgaataattattattaaattaattttaattttaacatataaaaaattagaaagttttacaattagaaagaagtataaaaaattactattaatgatctaatattgttattaatgtaaaattagtcaatttcaattattattattattattacttcaAAATTTCTCTAATGTAGTAattgataattaaaatttaaataatattaaaatttaatattaaaatttaatgtaaaatatgagaaattgaaaagtttaacaaattctattcaactttcaatttacatccacttattattaattatttaattgtttaatgcatttaatacttatagctcaagtgagctttacatatatatatagattatcgCAGAAAGAAAACATCAATCAATAGAAAACTAAttctataaaactataaatcGGGGTTCACATCATCTATTACATCATCACCTTGAGCTAGAGATTAATCCTAATCATAACAAGCAAGTAGCAACCTGAAAAACAGGGAATATGATGAAACAATCTCGCGAAGCTCTTGATCTTAACTTTAGGAAACCGCAATAAAATTCATTCTCGTCTACGACCTTCTCTctatgaaaattttattttatttattttcttaaccaTATCTCCACAACTAGGGAGACTTCATTATACAATCAACCCCCTAAGCGATATGGGTTTGCCATTGAGTTTTTTCCCATTCAAAAATGTTGGGAATCAAACTCCCTTATACTAGGAAAGAAacaaaatttattgaaaaattaaTGATTGAATCGACGCTATGTTTATATACTTGAATCTACGAACAATAGCAACAAACAGTCAGGGTGGCCGAGTGGTCTAAGGCGCCAGACTCAAGTTCTGGTCCTCGTGAGAGGGCGTGGGTTCAAATCCCACTTCTGACATTTTAGTATGTTTTTTGAATTCTTTCCTTTAATTATGAGATTTTGTTAATAATAAGTAACAGATTTTACCCAAATTCAAACAgtacttattttatttatcatagctcctttaaaaaaaaatattttatttatcataGCTCAATCCATAAAATTCGAGTCTACTCCCTAACAAATGAGTAAATTTCATATCTAATGTTGCAGCTTCCACCAACAACCCTGCCTCCTTTTTTCCCATCACAACAATTTGGAAGTTCACCAATTGCATTATCAAGACACTTCTTGCAATCAACGCTAGAAAGGTCTCTGGTGCACTGAGTTAACCCATAAATTTTATCTGATTCTCCATTAATCTTTAGCTCTCCTTCAGCATAAAATTTTGTGTCCATGGAAGCTTTATAGGAAAGTAGGCTCAGTAAGTCCTTGACCATGTAGTTAAATGTGCTAGGATCAGTAACATTTTGCACATTCAACAAAGAGAACTTGTTTGTGTTGTCAATTTTGCCAAAAAAATCAGTGTGCAAATACTTGAACATGCAATTGTCATACCATATAATAGCACCTTTGTTGTGAGGACATAGGCTGAGGATTTCTGTGGTTGCCTCAGAGACACAGGTTTTGCATTCTGAGGGTGAGACATCGCCACGGCAGAGAGCGAGCCCATGGGCTTGTTGGGTTTGATATTGGCCCACTGACCCAACACCAAAGCCTGATGAAGGGGTCTTGTAGATGAGTGAGTTCATCAGAATTTTCAGGTTTGATTCATATGGGCTTTGGTCTGTGAAATTATCAGTGTTTGAACAGATATGGTAGAGAGGATTGGCTCCAAAAGATGTTTGGAGAAAGAGAGCTAAGAGAACAACTGTGAAGAGCTTTGAGGAAGCCATTTTGGATGGAAGTGATTAAGGAAATGTGTGTTTAATTTCTTTCTATGGTTTTGGTATGAGATTATGGAGAGTGAGGATGATAGTATATATAGAGAGAACTTGTTTTGTtcttgattgaggaaaagttcATTAGGCTTACGCTGACATTTTCTATTGACAATTTTTACAAGCCAGTTAGGTAAGATATTTTCAATTCAGAAGGAAATGTTCCCTGCGTCTAGATTTGGTTTCTAAGTAAGCAAGAGTGAAACATTCAATAGCGGATTCTTTCTTTTAATCTTTTTAATCTGCAAAGTATTTGGTGGTTTCTTTTAGGCCAGTTCAATATGATTCGTGcgtgcttatcaaaaaaaaaatgattggtTTGGACCAGTGTTATTAAATATCGGCCATGGCGGCGCCATGGCGTTTTTACATATCGGGATTTTAACAAGCCGCCACATAAAGTGTGTGGCGTTGCGGTTTGGTGTGGCGGGGCCATGGCGGCCGCGACGTCCATGGCGCTATGGCGGGCATAACGGGAAATATCGGGAATTCCCAAATTTGTTtgggaaaaataaaaactttgcAAAGGGCCCATGGATTTTAATGGCCCAAGTCCCATATTCAATGGCCCAAGTCCCATATTCAGAAtaaaaaccctaatttcagCTTCAAAAACCCTAATATCGGGAATTCAGAATGCTGCCCCCCAATCACCTCCGACCTTGCTCTGCCCATTCCCGGCCACCTGCGGCCGCGACCACCGGCGACCACTCTCGCGGCCACCGGCGACCACTCCGGTCTCCGGCCACCCTCCGTCCAAGCTCTCATGTGAGTTATCTCTGCGGAAACAGGtgatatatatattatagatatatatatatttataatattttttattaaggcCGCCATGGCATCCGCCATAATTATATGGCGGTTTTTTGGCTTTCCGCCATGGACCGCTATCCGTCATTGATAACACTGATTTGGACATAGTATAATTAGTATGACATAATTGTAACATCTTAATataaattgaaattttgtttACTAAAATCATTTTGTTTGCATGGATAAAAAAAGACTATGAGGAAGATGCCGATACAAAATGTTGGGTGGTTCCCTCCTTAATTGGGCAACacaacttattttaaaaaaaagtaaaaaaaaaagtttagttttttcttttatttataagAGATTATCAAACCCTTATTTTGGTGAATAGCAGCACACCTGAATTTGGAATTCACGTTGATGCTTTTGAAGCACAACGACATTAGATAAGGATTTTGTGAGTCATCGACAAACTTTTTAGGTACATCGTTTGTTCTGTGGCTGAAATTTTAGTATGTCCTTCAAGTCTGTGAGCTCTTTATTTTAACCCTTATTATTTGGGATTTGATCTTCTCTACTGTTTGGGTGGTTTACCTTTGTTGTGTGTTCTTTTGCTGTATCATATTTCCATGTTTCTTTAGTGTAGTTTTTCCCTTTTTGTTTGGGGGTTTATTTCCACCTTTATGGGTGAAGCTTTTGATGTCGTGAGACATTATTTTGTAACTATTATTTTTCTATAGTGAATTACTTCTTGACTCGTGCACGTGGTTTTTATTCTCTTCATTTGAGGGAAGTTTTCCACATTAAAAATTTCATGTgtctctattttattttattgttgtcACCGTTGGAAGTCGGATTTGTGTGGAAGTTATTTTGTATGTTCTCACAAGTGAAGAGAGTTTTTCTACACCTAATTTTTCTGCTGCGCCACTTTGATTCCCAACAGTGGTGTCAGAACTCCGGTTCTTTTCGGAGTGATTAATATTGTGTTGAATAATGGACGTCAATCCAAGCCGAATAGTGACTCATTTTGAGATGGCTCATGCGGTGGATACAATTATTTGTTTTCTCTCTAATTTAAGGGGAGATTTGGCATATCAATCAAAATTGCAGAAGTGTTTTGCTCAACTTACTGCAGATTTAGATCCCCTCATGTGTTAATCTCACATGACAAGGTCATGTGAATGATCTAGacctttaatttattttttaatgaaatatgATGGTCAGTATTTATTCCTgcgaaattttaattttttctctccatATAACTATTAAGGGTCCACATTTCCTTAAAATAGAATTAATTGTCTAGATCTTTCACAAACCatgtcatgttttttttttgtgataagTCAATagatatattgaaatgaagtataaggggtacttcaacccaatacaaagataaGAGAAAGTGAGAAAGTGACAAGAAAAGCAAAAATACATCTCAAGCATACAATCCACTTGAAGGCTAGGCTAATCGAAAaaatgtctcattaaaaccttactaggaaactatgtcatgtgagattaacacatgagaggatccaaatccatTTACCGTATAGTCAAAGTTTATTGCTGCAACTGAAGCTAGTGAGGAGTTTTTATTGGATGAAGAATTTTCTCCAGCACCATGGCGTTATTTACCTCGAAGGTGATGATAGTTATATGTCGACAAAACCATTTTCAAGGGCGAAGCTTAAGAGTTGGAGCATGATTCGTATGATGACAAGATTTAGCCACACTTAAGGAGTGAGAGGGAGAAATGTTTTGTGGTTCCCTCCTTAATTGGGCCACACAACTTATTttaagaaaaagtaaaaaaggAGTTTAGTTTTTTGGGCCAagcctaaattttttttatttaaaagggATTATCAAACCCTTGTTTTGGTGAACACCAACACACGTGAAATTGGAATTCACGTTGATGCTTTTGAAGCACAACGGCAGTAGATAAGGATTTTGTGAGTCATTGACAG
This portion of the Lotus japonicus ecotype B-129 chromosome 3, LjGifu_v1.2 genome encodes:
- the LOC130749031 gene encoding cysteine-rich repeat secretory protein 38-like, with translation MASSKLFTVVLLALFLQTSFGANPLYHICSNTDNFTDQSPYESNLKILMNSLIYKTPSSGFGVGSVGQYQTQQAHGLALCRGDVSPSECKTCVSEATTEILSLCPHNKGAIIWYDNCMFKYLHTDFFGKIDNTNKFSLLNVQNVTDPSTFNYMVKDLLSLLSYKASMDTKFYAEGELKINGESDKIYGLTQCTRDLSSVDCKKCLDNAIGELPNCCDGKKGGRVVGGSCNIRYEIYSFVRE